In Triticum aestivum cultivar Chinese Spring chromosome 5B, IWGSC CS RefSeq v2.1, whole genome shotgun sequence, the following proteins share a genomic window:
- the LOC123113453 gene encoding probable xyloglucan glycosyltransferase 9 — MAPWTGLWGARAGAGAGAGAYRGTPVVVKMENPNWSISEISPEDAEDEDFLVSGAGAARRSRKGGRGKNAKQITWVLLLKAHRAAGCLASLASAAVTLGAAARRRVADGRTDADAGAPGSAGESPVLRSRFYAFIRAFLLLSLLLLAVELAARLHGWDLAASALALPIIGVESLYASWLRLRAAYLAPLLQFLTDACVVLFLIQSADRLIQCLGSFYITVKRIKPTLKSPALPDAEDPDAGYYPMVLVQIPMCNEKEVYQQSIAAVCNLDWPRSNFLVQVLDDSDDPTTQSLIREEVAKWQQTGARILYRHRVLRDGYKAGNLKSAMACSYVKDYEFVAIFDADFQPNPDFLKRTVPHFKDNDELGLVQARWSFVNKDENLLTRLQNINLCFHFEVEQQVNGVFLNFFGFNGTAGVWRIKALEESGGWMERTTVEDMDIAVRAHLHGWKFIFLNDVECQCELPESYEAYRKQQHRWHSGPMQLFRLCIPDIIKSKISVWKKFNLIFLFFLLRKLILPFYSFTLFCIILPMTMFVPEAELPDWVVCYIPALMSLLNILPSPKSFPFIIPHLLFENTMSVTKFNAMISGLFQLGSAYEWVVTKKSGRSSEGDLISLAAAAPPRELRHHPKTGSAPSLEALMVLKEQQPSPKKEGKKQQKKHNRIYKKELALSLLLLTAAARSLLTKQGIHFYFLLFQGISFLLVGLDLIGEQVE; from the exons ATGGCGCCGTGGACCGGCTTATGGGGCGCtagggccggcgccggcgccggcgccggcgcctacCGGGGCACGCCGGTGGTGGTCAAGATGGAGAACCCCAACTGGTCCATCTCCGAGATCTCCCCGGAGGACGCCGAAGACGAGGACTTCCTCgtctccggcgccggcgccgcccgccgcagccGCAAGGGCGGCCGCGGGAAGAACGCCAAGCAGATCACCTGGGTGCTGCTCCTCAAGGCGCACCGCGCCGCCGGCTGCCTCGCCTCGCTGGCCTCCGCGGCCGTCACCCTCGGCGCCGCCGCCAGGCGCCGCGTGGCCGACGGCCGCACCGATGCCGACGCCGGCGCGCCCGGCTCGGCGGGCGAGAGCCCCGTGCTCCGCTCCCGCTTCTACGCCTTCATTAGggccttcctcctcctctccctgctCCTCCTCGCGGTCGAGCTGGCCGCGCGCTTGCACGGCTGGGACCTCGCCGCCTCCGCTCTGGCCCTCCCCATTATCGGCGTCGAGTCGCTCTACGCCTCCTGGCTGCGCCTCCGCGCCGCCTACCTCGCGCCGCTCCTCCAGTTCCTCACCGACGCCTGCGTCGTGCTCTTCCTCATCCAGAGCGCCGACCGCCTCATCCAGTGCCTCGGCAGCTTCTACATCACCGTGAAGCGCATcaagcccacgctcaagtccccgGCGCTGCCGGACGCCGAGGACCCCGACGCCGGATACTACCCCATGGTGCTCGTCCAGATACCAATGTGCAACGAGAAAGAG GTGTATCAGCAATCAATTGCGGCCGTCTGCAACCTCGATTGGCCGAGGTCCAATTTCTTGGTTCAGGTTTTAGATGACTCCGACGACCCGACGACGCAGTCGCTCATCAGAGAGGAGGTCGCGAAGTGGCAGCAGACCGGGGCCCGGATTCTGTACCGGCACCGCGTGCTCAGGGATGGGTACAAGGCCGGGAACCTCAAGTCCGCCATGGCCTGCAGCTACGTGAAGGATTATGAATTTGTTGCCATCTTTGACGCTGACTTCCAACCAAACCCCGACTTTTTAAAGCGCACCGTGCCACATTTCAAG GACAACGATGAATTGGGGCTGGTGCAAGCGAGATGGTCGTTTGTGAACAAGGATGAGAACTTATTGACCCGGTTGCAGAACATCAATCTTTGCTTCCACTTTGAGGTGGAGCAGCAGGTGAATGGAgtgttcttgaacttctttgggttCAATGGCACCGCCGGCGTTTGGAGGATCAAGGCGCTGGAGGAGTCCGGCGGGTGGATGGAACGGACAACAGTGGAGGATATGGACATTGCGGTCCGGGCGCATCTCCATGGCTGGAAGTTTATCTTCCTGAACGACGTCGAG TGCCAATGCGAACTGCCAGAGTCATACGAGGCTTACAGGAAGCAGCAACATCGGTGGCATTCCGGTCCAATGCAGCTATTTAGGTTATGCATACCGGATATCATCAAGTCCAAG ATTTCGGTGTGGAAGAAATTCAACctgatcttcctcttcttcctgctCCGGAAGCTCATACTACCCTTCTACTCCTTCACGCTCTTCTGCATCATCCTCCCGATGACGATGTTTGTGCCGGAAGCCGAGCTCCCGGACTGGGTCGTGTGCTACATCCCAGCCCTCATGTCCCTGCTCAACATCCTGCCGTCCCCAAAGTCGTTCCCTTTCATCATCCCGCACCTGCTCTTCGAGAACACCATGTCGGTGACCAAGTTCAACGCCATGATCTCGGGCCTGTTCCAGCTGGGAAGCGCCTACGAGTGGGTGGTGACCAAGAAGTCGGGGCGGTCGTCGGAGGGCGACCTCATctccctggcggcggcggcgccgcccagGGAGCTGCGGCACCACCCGAAGACCGGGTCGGCGCCGAGCCTGGAGGCGCTGATGGTGCTCAAGGAGCAGCAGCCGAGCCCGAAGAAGGAAGggaagaagcagcagaagaagcacaaccggataTACAAGAAGGAGCTGGCGCTGTCGCTGCTCCTGCTCACGGCCGCCGCTCGCAGCCTGCTGACGAAGCAGGGTATACACTTCTACTTCCTGCTGTTCCAGGGCATCTCCTTCTTGTTAGTAGGCCTTGACCTCATAGGCGAGCAGGtcgaatga